A window of Mucilaginibacter paludis DSM 18603 contains these coding sequences:
- a CDS encoding TfoX/Sxy family protein, translated as MAYNETLANRVREIIADSGEERVEEKKMFGGLCFLVDDKICVGVNKDRMLVRLNPAIFEDALEKEGVVPMAREGRGMKGYVFVIDEFLSSPQELNYWVKLALEFNPLAKSSKK; from the coding sequence ATGGCCTATAACGAAACCCTTGCCAACCGCGTTCGCGAAATCATAGCCGATTCGGGAGAAGAACGCGTGGAAGAAAAAAAAATGTTTGGGGGATTGTGTTTCCTGGTGGACGATAAAATTTGTGTGGGTGTTAATAAAGACCGGATGCTGGTACGCCTTAACCCTGCCATCTTTGAAGATGCCCTCGAAAAAGAAGGTGTTGTACCTATGGCCCGCGAAGGCAGGGGCATGAAGGGTTATGTATTTGTGATAGATGAGTTTCTGAGCAGCCCCCAGGAGCTAAATTATTGGGTTAAACTTGCGCTCGAATTTAACCCTTTAGCTAAATCGAGCAAAAAGTAA
- a CDS encoding heavy metal-binding domain-containing protein → MKIIIMLTSLLILVTACNSNQPVSKADTLSAKKVNGIQYTCPMHPAVVSSKPGTCPKCGMELVEKDDSK, encoded by the coding sequence ATGAAAATCATCATCATGTTAACGAGCCTGTTGATACTCGTTACAGCCTGTAACAGCAACCAGCCAGTCTCAAAAGCCGATACCCTGTCTGCAAAAAAAGTAAACGGTATCCAATACACCTGCCCCATGCATCCTGCGGTAGTGAGCAGCAAACCTGGTACCTGCCCCAAATGCGGTATGGAGTTGGTTGAAAAAGACGACAGTAAATGA
- the leuS gene encoding leucine--tRNA ligase: MDYQFKDIEKKWQSFWAANQTFKADSQSTKPKYYVLDMFPYPSGAGLHVGHPLGYIASDIFARYKRLKGFNVLHPMGYDSFGLPAEQYAIQTGQHPAITTEDNIATYRRQLDQIGFSFDWSREVRTSSPDYYKWTQWIFMQLFNSWYNKEADKAESIDVLIQHFETAGSKGIKAVSDDDTATFSADEWKAMGHNEQQTELLKYRLTYLRESTVNWCAALGTVLANDEVKDGFSERGGYPVEQKKMMQWSMRITAYAERLLQGLDHIDWPEPLKEMQRNWIGKSVGAMVKFRLTPALSKGEGVEKTSKEIAPKTSSFGYETADKNLWEILKANSRSNRQNLTEAENILWQLLRNNQSGYKIRRQHPIDGYIADFVCLGKGLVIEVDGGYHIETQEQDELRTKVLNDWGFDVIRFSNNEVLSNPEDVVKAIKTKLDKQADRKIDEKQDSEVLSFGEDLGEASFIEVFTTRVDTIFGVTLLVIAPEHELVQALTTPEHKAAIDACIAQTKKKSELDRMADTKTISGAFTGSYVVNPLNGNKIQIWIADYVLAGYGTGAVMAVPSGDQRDYLFAKHFNLPIIPILDSQNIETEADPTKEGKYINSDFINGLECKEATTAVIAKLEEIGMGSAKINYRQRDAIFGRQRYWGEPVPVYFKDGLPYLIEESELPLILPEVDKYLPTESGEPPLARAEDWKYKPKAAPGAGFAYEYELSTMPGWAGSSWYWYRYMDAQNPNEFASKEAIAYWKDVDLYIGGSEHATGHLLYSRFWNKFLKDIGLVIEEEPFKKLINQGMIQGRSNFVYRLIDNDGRGTNTFVSFGLKDQYNTSSIHVDVNIVENDILNIEKFKQWRPEFENADFILENGKYICGVEVEKMSKRYYNVVNPDDIATRYGADTLRMYEMFLGPLEQSKPWNTNGIEGVFKFLRKFWRLFHTDSWDFKVSDEAPTKAELKSLHKIIRKVEEDIDRFSFNTSVSSFMIAVNELTDLKCNKRSILQDMVIILSPYAPHICEELWTLLGNAPGTLSYAPYPKFNAAYLIENEFAYPISINGKTRMNLNVPLSLENTEVEAMVLGNADIQKYLEGKTPKKVIVVKGRIVNIVI, translated from the coding sequence ATGGATTATCAATTTAAAGACATCGAGAAAAAATGGCAGTCGTTTTGGGCGGCCAATCAAACGTTTAAGGCTGATAGCCAGTCAACCAAACCTAAGTACTATGTTCTTGATATGTTCCCTTACCCCTCAGGGGCAGGTTTACATGTGGGGCATCCGCTTGGTTATATCGCTTCCGATATTTTTGCACGCTACAAACGCTTAAAGGGTTTTAACGTATTGCACCCTATGGGGTACGATTCGTTTGGTTTACCCGCCGAGCAATACGCCATACAAACCGGGCAGCACCCTGCCATTACTACCGAAGATAATATTGCTACCTACCGCCGCCAGCTGGACCAGATCGGTTTCTCGTTCGACTGGAGCCGCGAGGTGCGCACCAGTTCGCCCGACTATTATAAATGGACCCAATGGATTTTTATGCAGTTGTTTAACAGCTGGTATAATAAGGAGGCTGATAAAGCTGAATCAATCGATGTATTGATACAACATTTTGAAACCGCCGGTTCAAAAGGTATCAAAGCGGTAAGCGACGATGATACTGCTACCTTTAGCGCCGACGAATGGAAAGCCATGGGCCACAATGAGCAGCAAACCGAATTGTTAAAATACCGCTTAACCTACCTGCGCGAAAGTACCGTTAACTGGTGCGCCGCCTTGGGTACTGTTTTAGCCAACGATGAGGTGAAGGACGGATTCTCAGAACGCGGAGGCTACCCTGTTGAGCAAAAGAAAATGATGCAGTGGAGCATGCGCATTACTGCTTATGCCGAGCGCCTTTTGCAGGGACTCGACCATATTGACTGGCCCGAGCCCTTAAAAGAGATGCAACGCAACTGGATTGGCAAAAGCGTTGGCGCAATGGTGAAATTCCGCCTCACCCCGGCCCTCTCCAAAGGAGAGGGAGTTGAAAAAACTTCAAAAGAAATAGCCCCAAAAACAAGCAGCTTCGGTTATGAAACTGCTGATAAAAATTTGTGGGAGATATTAAAAGCTAACTCGCGCTCCAATCGCCAAAACTTAACAGAAGCTGAAAATATTCTGTGGCAGTTACTCAGGAACAATCAATCTGGTTACAAAATTAGAAGACAGCACCCTATTGATGGTTATATTGCTGATTTTGTTTGTTTAGGCAAGGGCTTGGTTATCGAAGTTGATGGTGGATACCATATCGAAACTCAAGAACAAGATGAACTTAGGACAAAAGTTTTGAATGATTGGGGATTTGACGTTATTCGTTTTAGCAATAATGAAGTTTTAAGCAATCCGGAAGACGTTGTCAAGGCCATAAAAACTAAGCTTGATAAGCAGGCCGACAGAAAAATTGACGAAAAGCAAGATTCTGAAGTCCTCTCCTTTGGAGAGGATTTAGGTGAGGCTTCTTTTATTGAAGTTTTCACCACCCGTGTGGATACCATTTTTGGTGTTACCCTATTAGTGATAGCCCCTGAGCACGAATTGGTTCAGGCATTGACCACGCCCGAGCATAAGGCCGCAATTGATGCCTGTATAGCACAAACCAAAAAGAAATCGGAACTGGACCGTATGGCAGATACCAAAACCATTTCGGGTGCTTTTACCGGAAGCTACGTGGTTAACCCCTTAAACGGAAACAAGATCCAGATTTGGATAGCCGATTATGTGCTGGCTGGCTACGGTACCGGCGCGGTGATGGCCGTACCTTCAGGAGATCAGCGGGACTACCTGTTTGCGAAGCATTTTAACTTGCCGATCATCCCGATACTGGATTCCCAAAACATTGAAACCGAAGCCGACCCTACCAAGGAAGGTAAATATATTAATTCGGATTTTATCAACGGCCTGGAGTGCAAAGAAGCCACCACTGCCGTTATTGCCAAACTGGAAGAAATAGGCATGGGCAGCGCCAAAATCAATTACCGCCAGCGCGATGCCATTTTTGGTCGCCAGCGTTACTGGGGCGAGCCTGTTCCGGTTTATTTTAAGGATGGCCTGCCGTATCTGATCGAAGAAAGCGAATTGCCTTTGATACTACCCGAAGTTGATAAATACCTGCCCACAGAAAGCGGCGAACCACCTTTGGCAAGAGCCGAGGATTGGAAATACAAACCCAAAGCAGCCCCTGGGGCTGGATTTGCTTACGAGTACGAATTAAGCACAATGCCTGGCTGGGCCGGCTCAAGCTGGTACTGGTACCGCTATATGGACGCGCAAAACCCCAATGAGTTTGCCTCAAAAGAAGCGATTGCCTACTGGAAAGATGTTGATTTGTACATCGGCGGAAGCGAACACGCTACCGGACACTTATTGTATAGCCGCTTTTGGAATAAGTTTTTAAAGGATATTGGTTTGGTGATTGAAGAAGAACCCTTTAAAAAGCTGATTAACCAGGGGATGATACAGGGGCGCAGCAATTTTGTTTACCGCCTGATAGATAATGACGGCCGCGGCACTAATACATTTGTTTCTTTTGGCTTAAAAGATCAGTACAATACATCATCAATCCATGTTGATGTTAATATTGTAGAGAACGATATATTAAATATCGAGAAATTTAAACAATGGCGTCCTGAATTTGAAAATGCAGACTTCATTCTGGAAAATGGTAAATATATCTGTGGTGTTGAAGTTGAGAAAATGTCTAAACGTTATTATAACGTTGTAAATCCCGACGACATTGCAACTCGTTACGGTGCCGATACGCTACGCATGTACGAAATGTTTTTGGGCCCGTTAGAGCAAAGCAAACCCTGGAACACCAACGGTATTGAAGGCGTATTTAAATTCCTGCGTAAATTTTGGCGCTTGTTCCATACCGATTCCTGGGATTTTAAGGTATCAGATGAGGCACCTACTAAAGCGGAGTTAAAATCTTTACACAAAATCATCCGCAAGGTTGAAGAAGATATAGACCGTTTCTCGTTCAATACTTCGGTATCCAGCTTTATGATTGCCGTTAATGAGTTAACCGACCTTAAATGCAACAAGCGCTCTATTTTGCAAGACATGGTGATCATCCTCTCGCCCTATGCGCCGCATATCTGCGAGGAGTTATGGACGTTGCTTGGTAATGCCCCCGGTACTTTATCGTATGCTCCTTACCCTAAATTTAACGCGGCTTATTTAATTGAGAACGAGTTTGCTTATCCAATCTCTATCAACGGAAAAACCCGTATGAATTTAAACGTACCACTTAGTTTGGAAAATACCGAAGTGGAAGCCATGGTATTGGGCAATGCCGATATTCAAAAATACCTGGAGGGTAAAACGCCCAAAAAGGTAATTGTTGTAAAAGGCCGCATTGTCAATATCGTAATCTAA
- a CDS encoding TonB-dependent receptor domain-containing protein: MKKLFTLIIILLITTAVKAQLGGGTTGVVGKISGIVIDSITRKPLDYATVSIYRSGGRAPLNGVLTDEKGSFKLNEVKNGKWKIVVSFIGYPNKTIDPVVTTPEKPDFNMGTVFIAPSGKALKAVQITGQSNVIETKIDKLVYNAEKEIINSGNATDVLQKVPMVSVDINGNVSLRGDQNVKILINGKPSGAMSNNVADVLKAIPADQIKSVEVITSPSAKYDAEGSAGILNIITKKSNMSGVSASVSGGIGTRQNNGNLNFNINQNRLSITANFGGNFTWPQTSLITQRTYIDTSNVNSGSDATSKIGRYSGRGSGSVSYDFNNFNSFTSSIAVMKFGFTNDGTSSNFYTSPNVNQNYLGLSNGKTTSSNFDWNNDYVHKFKKEGHQIDIAGQWSHGTTDYNSLSLYSIVAQPDLQSYNKGSNNEYTLQADYTLPVNDKFKLEAGGKTIIRRIESEFDNYDGVSNNINTDNPNNFVYNARTSNNYNYGQNVYAGYVVGTFTLPKNYALQLGSRLENTQINGDPQNTTVSLQPFTQNYNTYIPTVAFTKTIKDQTLKLTFTKRIQRPSLQYLNPFVNTTSRQSYSQGNPQLSPEVTKLVEFTYTTFIKSSMINASVYYKNTNNLIESISQGNVDYNVILNTTPLTYLHNTLTTYRNIGTNNSWGASFFGSINPIKILTVRGNINAYTYKPDPTGSFTADQSQNGTYIQYNAFLMGSVSLTNGFQAESILILNSPRRTIQGPGQSFNLWIIGVKKQFMDKKASIGINSYDPFTENKTFNTDIASSHLVQSSHVVFPFRSFGLTFSYSFGKVSFADPNDPTQKKKKGVNNDDLKETESNNRN; encoded by the coding sequence ATGAAAAAACTTTTTACCCTTATAATTATATTGCTGATCACTACCGCTGTTAAAGCCCAATTGGGAGGTGGAACTACGGGTGTGGTTGGTAAAATATCCGGAATTGTTATCGATTCCATCACGAGGAAACCGTTGGATTACGCTACCGTTTCTATTTACCGCAGCGGTGGCAGGGCTCCTCTTAACGGTGTTTTAACCGACGAAAAAGGCAGTTTCAAATTAAACGAAGTTAAAAACGGGAAATGGAAAATTGTGGTATCCTTTATTGGCTATCCTAACAAAACTATCGACCCGGTAGTAACCACGCCCGAGAAGCCCGATTTCAATATGGGCACCGTTTTTATAGCGCCATCGGGCAAAGCCTTAAAAGCAGTGCAAATTACCGGCCAGTCCAACGTGATCGAAACTAAGATTGACAAACTGGTTTATAATGCTGAAAAAGAAATTATCAACTCGGGTAACGCCACAGATGTTTTGCAAAAGGTACCGATGGTATCGGTTGATATTAATGGAAACGTATCGTTACGTGGTGATCAGAATGTGAAGATCCTGATTAATGGCAAACCATCGGGAGCCATGTCAAACAACGTGGCGGATGTGTTGAAAGCCATCCCTGCCGATCAGATTAAAAGCGTAGAGGTAATTACCTCTCCATCGGCCAAATATGATGCCGAAGGTTCAGCCGGTATTCTGAACATCATCACCAAAAAAAGTAACATGTCTGGCGTAAGCGCATCTGTAAGCGGTGGTATTGGTACCCGCCAAAACAATGGAAATTTGAACTTTAACATCAACCAAAACCGCTTAAGCATTACCGCTAATTTTGGTGGCAACTTTACCTGGCCCCAAACCAGTTTAATAACCCAACGCACTTACATTGATACCAGCAACGTAAACTCCGGCTCGGATGCCACCAGTAAAATAGGCCGTTATAGCGGCCGTGGTTCCGGCTCGGTTAGTTACGATTTTAATAACTTTAACAGCTTTACCTCGTCTATAGCCGTAATGAAGTTTGGCTTTACAAATGACGGAACATCAAGTAACTTTTATACCAGCCCGAATGTAAACCAAAACTACCTCGGATTGAGCAATGGAAAAACCACCTCCAGCAACTTCGACTGGAATAATGATTATGTGCACAAGTTTAAAAAAGAAGGTCACCAGATTGATATTGCCGGCCAATGGAGCCATGGCACCACTGATTATAATTCATTGTCCTTGTACTCTATTGTAGCACAACCTGATTTGCAATCCTATAATAAGGGCAGTAATAACGAGTATACCTTACAGGCCGATTATACCCTGCCGGTTAACGATAAGTTTAAACTGGAAGCGGGTGGCAAAACCATTATCCGCCGCATCGAGAGTGAGTTTGATAATTATGATGGCGTATCAAACAATATAAACACAGATAACCCTAATAATTTTGTTTACAATGCACGTACATCCAACAATTATAATTACGGCCAGAATGTTTATGCCGGTTATGTGGTAGGCACATTTACGCTGCCAAAAAATTATGCCTTACAATTGGGCAGCCGTCTTGAAAATACGCAGATCAACGGCGATCCGCAAAACACTACCGTTAGTTTACAGCCGTTTACACAAAATTACAACACCTATATCCCAACGGTAGCCTTCACAAAAACCATTAAGGATCAAACACTTAAATTAACGTTCACCAAACGGATCCAAAGGCCGAGTCTGCAATATTTAAACCCTTTTGTTAACACCACCAGCAGGCAGTCTTACTCGCAAGGCAACCCTCAATTGAGCCCAGAGGTAACCAAACTGGTAGAGTTCACCTATACCACGTTTATTAAGTCGTCCATGATCAACGCTTCGGTATATTATAAAAATACCAATAACCTAATCGAAAGTATTTCGCAGGGCAACGTTGATTATAACGTTATACTTAATACAACTCCGTTAACTTACCTGCATAATACTTTAACCACCTACCGCAACATTGGTACTAATAACTCGTGGGGCGCAAGCTTTTTCGGCTCAATAAATCCCATTAAAATATTAACCGTCCGTGGCAATATTAACGCTTATACCTACAAGCCAGACCCTACGGGCAGCTTTACTGCAGATCAATCGCAAAACGGTACGTATATTCAGTATAATGCCTTCCTAATGGGCTCGGTGAGCCTTACAAACGGTTTCCAGGCCGAAAGTATCTTAATACTCAACTCGCCCCGCCGCACCATACAGGGGCCGGGTCAATCGTTCAACTTATGGATAATAGGCGTTAAAAAGCAATTCATGGATAAAAAAGCAAGCATTGGTATCAATAGTTACGATCCGTTTACCGAGAATAAAACCTTCAATACCGATATTGCAAGCAGCCATTTGGTACAAAGCAGCCACGTAGTGTTCCCTTTCCGCTCGTTCGGTTTAACATTTAGCTATAGCTTCGGTAAGGTAAGTTTTGCTGATCCAAACGATCCTACTCAAAAGAAAAAGAAAGGTGTTAACAACGATGACCTGAAGGAAACTGAATCAAATAACAGGAATTAG
- a CDS encoding ABC transporter substrate-binding protein, with the protein MKATFLYLILIFTGTIAFTSCNTNTGGNKKTTFNINLEDGLTSLDPAFARNQFAMWLDNQIYNGLLQIDDSLHLKPCLAKSWDISANNTLYTFHLRNDVYFQDDPHFKNGIGRRMVAADVVYSLSRLIDPKVASSGSWIFSDKVQDSHAFKAVNDTTFQIQLKFAFPPLLGMLTGQYCSVVPQEVVEFYGKDFRSHPVGTGPFKFKYWKEGEVLVLLKNEKYWEKDEQGNHLPYLDAVKASFISDKQTAFMEFIKKNIDFFNDIDGSYRDDILTKSGIITKKYQGKFQYNSRPYLNTEYLGMLVDSSIPIVKKSPLKFKKVRQAINYAIDKQTMLKYLRNNVGTPGYAGFVPKGMPGYDDERVKGYRYDPDRAKKLLAEAGYPEGKNMPEILLSATTTTRDLIEFIQGELGKIGIRTRVEITQRASLRELIAKNGVNFFRGTWIADYPDGENYLSVFYSKNKIPFGPNYTGFNNPQFDALFEKAYTAVNDTERFKLYQQMDNVIMEQAPIVVLYYDKLVNLYQNNITGYSKNAENLLVLKRVRKL; encoded by the coding sequence ATGAAAGCAACATTTCTGTATCTCATACTTATCTTCACCGGCACCATCGCTTTTACATCCTGCAATACCAACACCGGCGGTAATAAAAAAACAACATTCAACATCAACCTCGAGGATGGCTTAACCTCGCTCGACCCGGCTTTCGCGCGTAACCAGTTTGCCATGTGGCTGGATAACCAGATCTATAACGGCCTGCTACAAATTGACGATAGCTTACACCTGAAGCCTTGCCTTGCCAAAAGCTGGGATATATCGGCAAATAATACCTTATATACCTTCCATTTACGCAACGATGTTTATTTTCAGGATGATCCGCATTTTAAAAATGGTATTGGCCGCCGTATGGTTGCCGCTGATGTGGTATACAGTTTAAGCCGGTTGATAGACCCCAAAGTGGCATCATCAGGTTCCTGGATTTTTAGTGATAAGGTACAGGATAGTCATGCTTTTAAGGCTGTAAACGATACAACATTTCAAATTCAGCTAAAGTTCGCATTCCCGCCCTTGCTGGGCATGCTCACCGGGCAGTACTGTTCGGTAGTGCCTCAAGAGGTGGTTGAATTTTACGGTAAGGATTTTCGCAGCCATCCGGTAGGTACTGGCCCTTTCAAATTTAAGTACTGGAAAGAGGGAGAAGTGCTGGTATTGCTTAAAAACGAAAAATACTGGGAAAAGGATGAGCAAGGGAATCATTTGCCTTATCTTGACGCGGTTAAGGCCTCGTTTATCAGCGATAAGCAAACTGCCTTTATGGAGTTCATTAAAAAGAATATCGACTTTTTTAATGATATCGATGGTAGCTACCGCGATGATATTTTAACTAAATCGGGCATCATCACTAAAAAGTATCAGGGCAAATTTCAATACAATTCTCGCCCTTACTTAAATACCGAATACTTGGGTATGCTGGTTGATAGCTCGATCCCGATAGTAAAAAAATCTCCTTTGAAATTTAAAAAAGTACGGCAAGCTATCAATTATGCTATTGACAAGCAAACTATGCTCAAATATCTGCGTAATAATGTAGGTACGCCCGGTTATGCCGGTTTTGTGCCGAAGGGGATGCCGGGATACGATGATGAGAGGGTAAAAGGATATAGGTACGATCCCGACAGGGCAAAAAAGTTGTTAGCCGAAGCGGGTTATCCGGAAGGTAAAAACATGCCCGAAATTTTACTGAGCGCCACCACCACCACCCGCGACCTGATTGAATTTATACAAGGCGAATTAGGTAAAATAGGTATCCGCACCCGGGTGGAGATTACCCAAAGGGCCAGCCTGCGCGAACTGATCGCTAAAAATGGCGTTAACTTTTTCAGGGGTACCTGGATAGCCGACTATCCGGACGGCGAAAATTACCTGTCGGTATTTTATTCAAAAAACAAAATACCCTTTGGGCCCAATTATACGGGCTTTAACAACCCGCAATTTGATGCTCTATTTGAGAAGGCTTATACTGCGGTTAATGATACCGAGCGTTTTAAACTGTACCAACAGATGGATAATGTTATTATGGAGCAGGCGCCTATCGTGGTTTTATATTATGATAAATTGGTGAATTTGTACCAGAACAATATTACCGGCTATAGTAAAAACGCCGAGAATTTATTGGTGCTGAAACGGGTTAGGAAGTTGTAG
- the uvrA gene encoding excinuclease ABC subunit UvrA has product MKIEAEKDSQRYIIIKGARVHNLKNMDVEIPKNKLVVITGMSGSGKSSLAFDTLYAEGQRRYVESLSSYARQFLGRMNKPDVDYIRGIAPAIAIEQKVITSNPRSTVGTSTEIYDYLKLLFSRIGRTISPVSGNVVKKDTVTEVVNFISGLPDDTTVTVLCPLHPHNNRSLKEELAVLMQKGFVRVEYRGKLARIESMLEDIEVGNETLKDDESLRIVIDRITKNNEEETLSRAADSAQTAFFEGKGDCYVRYQEPDGETENERFFCDRFELDGIRFEEPSPNFFSFNNPYGACKRCEGYGKIIGIDEDLVIPDKSKTIYEGAIAPWRGEKMREWNDKLVKESLKFDFPIHRQYNQLTEKQQQLLWKGNKHFRGLDEFFKELEEQTYKIQYRVLLSRYRGKTNCPECKGSRLRQDASYVKIDGKSITDIVLMPLDKAFEFFRDLKLNEHDLTIGKRLLLEIVNRLNFLNDVGLGYLTLNRLSNTLSGGESQRINLATSLGSSLVGSIYVLDEPSIGLHPRDTQKLIGVLQSLRDVGNTVIIVEHEEEIMQAADYLIDIGPEAGTHGGELIFTGTYDEILKDKLSLTGKYLSRREEIAIPQHRRPWTDFIEIKGARENNLQNVDAKFPIGVLTVVTGVSGSGKTSLVKRILAPAIQKALGSYTGEQTGSYDSIEGDYRKIEQVELVDQNPIGRSSRSNPVTYVKAWDEIRNLYASQTVAKAAGLKPSAFSFNVEGGRCDTCQGEGEVKIEMQFMADIFLTCETCGGKRFKQHVLDVTYNEKNVDDVLNMTIDEALDFFAKETKIINKIKPLVDVGLGYVHLGQSSNTLSGGEAQRIKLASFLVKGNNANKTLFIFDEPTTGLHFHDIKKLLKSFDALLEHGNTIIVIEHNMDVIKCADWVIDIGPEGGNKGGKVVFEGVPENLIKQKGSYTGKYLKERFK; this is encoded by the coding sequence ATGAAGATAGAAGCAGAGAAGGATTCACAAAGATATATTATTATAAAGGGAGCCAGGGTACACAATCTGAAAAATATGGATGTGGAGATACCTAAAAACAAGCTGGTAGTTATTACCGGCATGTCGGGCTCTGGTAAATCATCGTTAGCATTTGATACTTTATATGCCGAAGGGCAGCGCCGCTATGTAGAGAGCCTGTCATCCTACGCCCGCCAGTTTTTGGGTCGAATGAATAAGCCTGATGTAGATTATATCCGGGGCATTGCACCCGCCATCGCTATTGAGCAAAAGGTAATTACATCAAACCCGCGCTCAACGGTGGGTACATCAACCGAGATTTACGATTACTTGAAATTACTTTTTTCGCGCATAGGCCGTACTATCTCCCCGGTATCAGGCAATGTGGTCAAAAAGGATACCGTTACCGAGGTAGTTAATTTTATATCGGGCCTGCCCGACGATACTACGGTTACCGTGCTGTGCCCATTGCATCCACACAATAACAGAAGCCTGAAAGAAGAGCTTGCCGTTTTGATGCAAAAAGGTTTTGTAAGGGTAGAATATCGCGGCAAGCTGGCTCGGATTGAAAGCATGCTCGAGGATATTGAAGTTGGCAACGAGACGCTGAAAGATGATGAATCGTTGCGGATTGTGATTGACCGGATTACCAAGAACAACGAGGAGGAAACCCTGAGCCGTGCCGCCGACTCGGCACAGACTGCTTTTTTTGAAGGCAAAGGGGACTGCTATGTACGCTACCAGGAGCCGGATGGCGAAACGGAAAACGAGCGCTTTTTTTGCGACAGGTTTGAGCTGGATGGTATCCGCTTTGAAGAGCCATCGCCTAATTTTTTCAGTTTCAATAACCCGTACGGCGCCTGTAAGCGCTGCGAAGGCTACGGAAAGATCATTGGGATTGACGAGGACCTGGTTATACCCGACAAAAGCAAAACCATATACGAAGGTGCCATTGCGCCGTGGCGCGGCGAAAAAATGCGAGAGTGGAACGATAAGCTGGTAAAGGAGTCGTTAAAGTTTGATTTTCCTATCCACAGGCAATATAACCAGCTCACCGAAAAACAACAGCAGCTTTTATGGAAGGGCAACAAACACTTCCGTGGGCTGGATGAGTTTTTTAAGGAGCTGGAAGAGCAAACTTATAAGATACAATACCGGGTGCTGTTATCCCGCTACCGCGGAAAAACCAATTGCCCCGAATGCAAGGGCAGCCGCCTTCGTCAGGATGCATCGTACGTAAAGATTGACGGCAAATCCATCACCGATATTGTGTTGATGCCCTTAGATAAAGCCTTTGAGTTTTTTCGCGATTTAAAATTGAACGAACACGATTTAACTATAGGCAAGCGTTTACTGCTCGAAATTGTAAACCGCTTAAACTTTTTAAACGATGTAGGCCTGGGGTATTTAACACTCAACCGCTTATCCAACACCTTATCGGGGGGAGAATCTCAACGGATTAACCTGGCTACTTCCTTGGGCAGTAGCTTGGTAGGATCCATTTATGTGCTTGATGAGCCCAGTATCGGTTTGCATCCGCGCGATACCCAGAAATTGATTGGGGTGTTACAATCCTTACGGGATGTAGGCAATACCGTAATTATTGTGGAGCATGAGGAGGAAATTATGCAGGCCGCCGATTACCTGATTGATATTGGCCCCGAAGCTGGTACACATGGTGGCGAATTGATTTTTACCGGTACCTATGATGAAATATTAAAGGATAAACTGAGCCTTACCGGCAAGTATTTAAGCCGGAGGGAGGAGATAGCCATACCGCAGCACCGTCGCCCATGGACAGATTTTATTGAGATAAAAGGCGCCCGCGAAAATAATTTGCAAAACGTGGATGCCAAATTCCCTATTGGTGTACTTACGGTAGTTACCGGGGTATCCGGCTCTGGCAAAACCAGTTTGGTAAAGCGTATACTGGCGCCTGCTATTCAAAAGGCACTGGGCAGTTATACCGGCGAACAAACGGGGAGCTATGACAGCATTGAAGGCGACTACCGCAAAATTGAGCAGGTTGAACTGGTTGATCAAAACCCGATAGGCCGCTCATCGCGCTCCAATCCGGTGACTTATGTTAAAGCCTGGGACGAGATCCGTAATCTGTACGCGTCACAAACGGTGGCTAAGGCAGCAGGTTTAAAGCCATCTGCATTTTCGTTTAACGTGGAAGGCGGTCGTTGCGATACCTGCCAGGGCGAGGGCGAGGTGAAAATTGAGATGCAGTTTATGGCTGATATCTTTCTGACCTGCGAAACCTGCGGCGGGAAGCGGTTTAAACAACATGTGCTGGATGTAACCTATAACGAAAAAAATGTAGATGATGTGCTGAACATGACCATTGATGAAGCCCTTGATTTTTTTGCCAAGGAAACCAAGATCATCAATAAAATAAAACCTTTGGTTGATGTTGGTTTAGGTTATGTACACCTGGGCCAGTCGTCAAACACATTATCCGGTGGCGAGGCGCAGCGTATCAAGTTGGCATCGTTCCTGGTGAAGGGCAACAACGCCAACAAAACCCTGTTTATATTTGACGAGCCTACAACGGGTTTACACTTCCATGATATTAAAAAGCTGCTGAAATCGTTTGATGCGCTGCTTGAACATGGCAATACCATCATCGTGATAGAGCACAACATGGACGTAATTAAGTGCGCCGACTGGGTAATTGACATCGGGCCCGAAGGTGGCAACAAGGGTGGCAAAGTTGTTTTTGAAGGCGTACCCGAAAATTTAATTAAGCAAAAGGGATCATATACCGGGAAATATTTGAAAGAGAGGTTTAAGTAG